The stretch of DNA CGGTTTTGGGGGACCGACATATTCAGCCGGCGCTTTGAAGTCCGGGTCTTTAGCGAGAACCGAAGTCGCTAATAACGGGATGGCTGCAAAAAGAAAGAACTGCTTGATCCAATCGATACGCATATTTTTGTAGTCCTGTCACGATGAGTTTCTTCAGATTGATCGACCGGGCTGCGCCGTGTCGTATGATTAAGATTATGACACGCAGCACAACTGGCGTCCATCGCTCGGCGTGTACACAGATCGATTTCGGCAGGGCTGAACATGCGGACTGCATGCTGGGTGTGCCTGGATCTGCCCTCCCTCTTGCACAACACCCGGCAGACATGATTCAATTCCGCTGGATGCTTTGGATGTATTACTGTCATTCCTTATTTCCTCAGGAACGGATTCTTCGTGAGCCAATTCACTGCCCCCACCATTTTGATGTGCCCGCCGGACTTCTACGGGATCGAATACGAGATTAATCCTTGGATGAGCCGCAGTCGTGCCAGTGATTCCAAGCTGGCGCAGCAGCAGTGGCATGCGCTGCGTGATCTGTTGGAGAACGTGGGTGCCGAAATCCGTCTGATGCCCCCCGCGCGGGGCTTGCCCGATTTGGTCTTCACGGCCAATGCGGGGTTGGTCTGGAACAATACCGTTTTCCTCTCGAAATTTCGCCACGAAGCGCGGCAAGGGGAAACACCATTGGACGAGGCTTGGTTTCAATCTATCGGCTTCGAGACGGTCTCGATGACCGGGGAGTGGTCATTTGAAGGGGCCGGTGACGCACTTTTTTGTGGGCAAACATTGTTTGCCGGATATCTCATCCGGAGTGATGCTGCGGCGATGCAATGGTTGGCGAGCCAGATTGGTTGCCGCGTGATACCGCTGCAATTGGTGGACGAGCACTATTATCACCTCGATACCTGTTTTTGTCCGCTCAGCGCCGACGAAGCCATCTATTATCCACCAGCATTTGATGAATACGCTCAGGCGGCAATCTCAGCACATGTCGAGAACTTGATTCCGGTCAGCGAGTCCGAAGCGGCACGATTTGCGTGCAATGCCGTGGTCATCGGTCGCAAAGTGGTTTTGAACACCGGTTGTCCAGAATTAGAGCGAGAATTGCAGGACCGGGGTTATGAGCCGCATCACACAGAACTGGGCGAATTCATCAAGGCCGGAGGCAGCGCCAAGTGCCTCACTCTCCGCCTGGATGGCGAAGACGCAGCAATTTGGCCTGGTGTGGAGGAGTGAAAGGAAGCTGGCCTTGGTCTCGGGTAATTTTTGGAGTGGGATGTGGAAAAGCGAGAATTCTCCAGTCGTTACGACGCGCAGATTTCGACGTGGGAATTGAGGTGGAATGCGAAAAACGCTTGACAGGTGAATCGAGAACCGGGATGATCGAGTAGAACTGATCGACCGGTTCCTTTTGCAAGACGCCCCAGGAGCGCGGTTTTCGTGAATCGGGGCGCTTATGTTTTGTGGCTGGGACCGATGATTTGTGTTGCCTCGGAGGTATCGGGGGCGAAGTTGTGTGATACTTTCCGTTGCAGCCAAAATGGCGTTCTCCGGGCGTTTTTAATGAATTCATGAGGAATGATGCAGATGGCAACTGGACAACGTAGAATCGTCGTCGAAGAAATCGGCGAGGTCACCGTCGCGAGCTTCACAGACAAGAAGATTCTCGA from Symmachiella dynata encodes:
- a CDS encoding dimethylarginine dimethylaminohydrolase family protein, which encodes MSQFTAPTILMCPPDFYGIEYEINPWMSRSRASDSKLAQQQWHALRDLLENVGAEIRLMPPARGLPDLVFTANAGLVWNNTVFLSKFRHEARQGETPLDEAWFQSIGFETVSMTGEWSFEGAGDALFCGQTLFAGYLIRSDAAAMQWLASQIGCRVIPLQLVDEHYYHLDTCFCPLSADEAIYYPPAFDEYAQAAISAHVENLIPVSESEAARFACNAVVIGRKVVLNTGCPELERELQDRGYEPHHTELGEFIKAGGSAKCLTLRLDGEDAAIWPGVEE